The proteins below come from a single Lineus longissimus chromosome 5, tnLinLong1.2, whole genome shotgun sequence genomic window:
- the LOC135487941 gene encoding uncharacterized protein LOC135487941 produces the protein MPNFSENPSFNSQRVQKASRINGIESTRLGKQLQILEKEKQTHLRMNFREMRLLKVTLDHIKASSGKSPEGIADDEEFVEKKGDIVSCFLYGDRTQSRRFGKYRRVQSAAAPRQTTLEDEEADVKSLKSGHGRKADAATGKTTRPHTSPGHRRSIVWGGRTIPIHGRTQSFNEQAPTAQSELGLDSDSDSAFEKQADDSEEDDVDAAPTAQPTILNMPPRRFRNISVSGNAPLPVPFSNNDPSSIDEEVKDLGEVFRHKASMRERTISNKRQSSASEVSIVKSTEKRQNLAKVVNQARALTMAVSKWRRLSGMPGVERPPALGDDRDGESKSVMTRALDNQRRKSLMGKIESFMDQYPITQES, from the coding sequence ATGCCGAACTTCTCCGAGAACCCCAGTTTCAACTCCCAGCGGGTGCAGAAGGCCTCCCGTATTAACGGGATCGAGAGCACCCGCCTCGGGAAGCAGCTGCAGATCCTAGAGAAGGAGAAGCAGACGCACCTCCGGATGAATTTCCGAGAGATGCGCCTCCTCAAGGTGACTTTGGATCATATCAAGGCGTCCAGCGGAAAGAGTCCGGAGGGAATAGCAGATGATGAGGAATTCGTTGAAAAGAAAGGCGATATTGTTTCGTGTTTCTTGTATGGGGATCGGACTCAGAGCAGACGATTTGGTAAATATCGGCGGGTTCAGTCCGCGGCTGCGCCGAGACAGACGACTTTGGAGGATGAGGAAGCAGACGTCAAATCGTTAAAGTCGGGTCATGGTAGGAAAGCTGATGCGGCGACGGGTAAGACAACCCGGCCACACACCAGCCCTGGACATCGCCGGTCGATTGTTTGGGGTGGCCGGACAATCCCTATCCATGGTAGAACGCAGTCATTCAACGAACAAGCACCGACCGCGCAGTCTGAGCTTGGTTTGGATTCAGACTCGGACAGCGCGTTTGAAAAGCAAGCAGACGACTCCGAAGAAGACGACGTAGATGCCGCGCCAACAGCACAGCCAACGATTCTGAACATGCCGCCGCGCCGCTTTAGAAACATTTCTGTGTCAGGGAACGCACCCTTGCCTGTCCCTTTCTCAAACAACGACCCGTCCTCGATAGACGAGGAAGTAAAGGACCTTGGGGAGGTCTTCAGACACAAGGCATCAATGAGGGAACGGACGATCAGTAATAAACGACAAAGTTCCGCCTCGGAGGTGTCAATTGTGAAAAGTactgaaaaaagacaaaatttAGCAAAGGTTGTGAATCAAGCTAGGGCATTGACAATGGCTGTATCAAAATGGCGTCGGCTCAGCGGCATGCCTGGAGTAGAGCGTCCCCCTGCTTTAGGCGACGACAGGGACGGCGAGTCCAAGTCAGTTATGACGAGAGCTTTGGATAACCAGCGGAGGAAAAGTTTGATGGGAAAGATTGAGAGTTTTATGGATCAGTATCCGATCACGCAGGAGTCATGA